The following is a genomic window from Desulfatirhabdium butyrativorans DSM 18734.
TCCGACTGCACCACCTGTGCCTGGGCTTCGATCAGTTTCTGCCGCACCGCAAGCCGCTCCCGCAGATCGTTGTAGATGCCCATCGTCGCGACTTCTTCATTTCCCTCATAAATGATGGCCGCCGTCATTTCCGCGGGAACGATTTCTCCGGAGGCCGTGCGGATGTCCACCCGGGTCATGGGCAGCTTGCCATGCCCTCCGAAAGCATCATCGCGCAGTTTCTTCATGATGTCCCGAGCCACGCCCGGCGGATAGAGCACCTCGATGTTCAGCCGCTCCACCGATTCGAGCCGGTACCCGAAAAGCGTTTCAGCGGCTCGGTTCATCAGCAGCACCAGCCCCTTGCGATCTGCTGCCACAATGGGAGAAGGCGAGCTCTGGATCACCCGATCCATGAACTCGCTGATTCCCTGAAACATGATCTCGAGCTGTTTGGTTTTGGTGACATCCCGGATCGACTCGATCACGAAAGCCACTTCACCCCGGTCGTCGAGAATGGGGGAGAAGACCCGGTCTTCCCAGCGCATGCGGCCGTCTTCGGTACGAATCTGCCGCAGCAGGGAATGTCCGCTTTTCTGCTCGATGGTCTTGGCAAACGGGCAATCATCCCGAAGGCAGGGCAGGTCGGGATCATGGCCGTTTTGAAACAGATCGCGGCAAGTTTTGCCCAGGATGGATTCCTCTTTGTCGATGTGCATTTTTTCGAGGAATCTGCGGTTGGCTGCGACGATCTGCGAATGGGTGTCGAGAACCAGCGTGGGGAAGGACAACGAGTCGAAAACGCGGCTTCTCCAGTCTGGCGCATTCATGGCAGGCAGGTATCCGATGGGTGTTGGAACGATCGGCTCAAGGACGAAGAAGCCCGATCGGCCATGCCGGCGGCAAGCAGCAAATAGACCGAGCTGGCGCTGCATACCAGAAGCCGGGGTCTGATGCCTTCCCGGCGCAGATCGTTTTGGACGGCATGCGCAATGCCGAAACGATCCCCGAAATGCGGGCCCTGAAAGCAGAGCAGATCGACGGATTCCACGTCTTCGTCGATTGCCGGCAGATTGCCCCACATGTGATCAAATCCGGTTGGGCCGGGATGATCCTGGGGACGAACCACTGCTGAAAGCCGGAGGCCGCCGTCAGCAAGCGAACTGACCGCAACCAGGGCGATATCGGGCTGATCCTCGAAGCGCCCGTCCGCCAGCAGGCGGCCTGCATCGGCGAATGCCCCGGCCGGAATGATTTTGGAGTAGCAGGCGAGCGACTTCTGGCAAAACAGGCCATAGGTCTTGATGATCGGTTCCCAATAAATGGCGATGGTTTCCATCAGGATCGCTCCTGATACCGAACCTGAAATTCGGGCTCGAAGGGGGCATGGTTTTCCGGCAGGCGGACATGATCCAGGAGACTTTCGATGCATTCCTTGCGCCGATCATGATCCGTCAACACCACGAGGCTTGCGAGGGACGAGCCGGCGGCGTAAATCGGAAGCGCCCGGCAGGCGAAGGCCTGCAGGATCTTTCCGAGAAGAGTGAGTCGTCTGCCGAAAGGATATACGCTGATGGCGACCACGGGAGCGATCCGGCGGATGCCGTCCACGTCCTGCAGAATCGGCTGTGCCCGATCGATCTCGGACGCATCGATGCAGAACATGGCGCAGGCCGCATTTTTCGCCGCATCGATCAGCACGACCGGCAGATTGATCTGACCGGAAGCCAGGCGCTCGAGAACGGATTCGAGCGCCTCGGGATCGGGGGTTTCCCAGCGGATCAGAACGAGCGGGTTGCTGAGTTTGATCCCGCCTACGGCAAGTTTATCGCTTTGCGTGAGGCTGGAATCCGTGTCCGCTGGAGATGAAACGACTCGTTGGACCATCGGGATCATCCGAGATGGTCTTTCACGATTTCGACGAGTTTGTTCAGATCGATGGGCTTTGGAACGTAATCGTCTGCCAGGGTGTTCTTGCCGTCCCAGTGGGTGTAGCTGGTCGATGGTACGGCATCGGCCACGGCCGTCAGCAGAACGACGATGATGCCCTTGTAATCGTCGCTTTTCTTGAGCTCGTCGCAAAGGACATAGCCGTTTTTCCGCGGCATCATCACATCCAGAATGACCAGTGCGGGCTTCTCCTTCTGGATCTGTTCCATGGCTTCCACGCCGTCATAGGCCTTGGCCGTGCGGAAATTCATGCTCTCGAGTTTCATTGTGACGGATTCCACCAGATCGGGATCGTCGTCTACTACCAGAATCAGGGGTTTCGTACTCATTTCGGGTTTTCCTTTCAAATTGATGGATGATGTCATAAAAAATATCGGTCAAATCAGCAGGATCAATCGGATCCTCCGGATGAATCGGATCCGAACGATCCTTTTCCTTCAGTTGATCTTCGGTCGCGGATACAATCCGGCCTTCTGCACGATTTCGGGAACCTTGTGCTCCCATTCGATGGCCATCAGGTGAATGCCGGCCACTCCCTCGATCTGTCTGAGCCGCTGGATCATTTCCACGCAGATGGCAATGCCTTCATCCGCCTGCTTCTCCTTGGGGGTTGCGGCCATCCGGTCCACGATGTGCTGGGGAACATCCATGCCCGGGACCTTGTTTTTCATGTAGCGGGCCATGCCGACGGTCTTGATGGGCGTCACCCCCGCCAGGATGTCGCATTTTTCATGCAGCCCGCGCTTTCGCACCCCTTCCATCCAGAGCTCGAATTTTTCGAGATTGAAAATGCACTGCGTCTGAATGAAATCTACACCCGCAGCCACTTTTTTCGCAAGCCTGGCCACCCGCAGCTCGAAGGGATCGGCGAAGGGATTGGCCGCAGCACCGATGAACATCTTTGGCGGATTTTCGATGTCCGCCCCGCCCTGAAATTTGCCCTCGTCCCGCATCTTGCGAACCATCTGGATGAACTGGATCGAATCGATGTCGTGAACTGCGGCAGCCATCGGATGGTCCCCGAATTTGGGATGATCGCCCGACAGGCAAAGCATGGTGTTGATCCCATGGGAATAGGCGCCGATGATGTCGGCTTGCATGGCCAGGCGGTTTCTGTCCCGGGTGACCATCTGCAGGATGGGATGAAGCCCGGCCTGGCGCAGAAAAAGACTTGCGCCGAAACTCGACATGCGTACCATGGCCGTCTGGTTGTCCGTTACATTGACGGCGTCCACATAGTCGCCCAACATCTTGGCTTTTTCCAGAATCTTTGCGGGAACGGCCCCTCGCGGCGGCCCGCACTCCGAGGTGACAGCAAAATTTCCGGAACGGAGAACTTTTTCGAGTACGCTTTCGGTTTTCATTCGGCCAGATCCTCCCTTACGATTTTTCTTGGGCCGGCCCCCCGGCCGTTTCTCCAGTCCTTCGCCGGAATAATCTCTTCATAGCGATCCGTCAGATTGAGCGCCTTGAGCCGCTCCCAGATCAGCGCCCAGGCGCAGTCCACATCCGGGCTGATCTCGCATTTTCCGCCGGTCGATCCGCCGCAGGGGCCGTTCATCAACTGTTTGGAACAGCGGGCGATGGGGCAGATGCCCGCCGTGATGCCGAGCAGGCAGTCGCCGCATCCGGCGCAACGCTCGGCCCATACCCCCTGGCGTTCGGATGCGCCCATGAATTTCGTGTTGACCGCCGGAAAAACCGGTTTGTTGCGGTAGCGCCGGGCCAGCTCCTGCACCCCGCAGCCGCAGGCCATGGACAGAACAGCGTCCACGCCGTCGATCATAGACACGAGCTCTTCCACATATTCCGGATCACACTGGCGCTCGAGGGTATGTTCCAGAATCTGGATGGATTTTCCCTGTTTCAAAAAAGCCATCTGCAGCATCGAAGAGAGGATCCCCACTTCCTTTCGGCCTCCCGCCGAGCAGACGGTGACGCATTCATTGCATCCGACCAGTAGAATCTTCTGGAACGGCCGGATATATTCGATGATTTCATCGATGGGTTTGCGTTCAGCAGTAATCATGAGACGATTTTCTCCTTCAAAGATGGGAGCGCTCGCTCCCGGTTAGGCGGCATCCCGGTGCAGGGACCGGATCGGGGTCGGCCCGAGGGCCCGGATGGTTTCGGTAAATTCTTTGGCCACTTCCGCAAACCGCTCCCCCATGCCTGCGGACATCTTGAACATCGCCAGTCGCTCGGCGCCGATGCCGATATCATCGAGCAGCTTCTGGACATAGGCCACCCGTCTGGAAGCCCGATGGTTGCCGTTTTTGAAGTGGCAGTCCCCATCGAGACATCCGGCCACATAGACCCCGTCGGCGCCTTTTTCGAAGGCCTTGAGGATGTGGATGGCATCCACCTTGCCGGAGCAGGGAACCCGGATGATCGACACATTGGCGGGATAACACAGGCGTCTGGTACCGGCCATGTCGGCTGCGGTGTAGGCGCAGTAGTGGCAGCAAAAGGCGATGATGACTGGTTCAAAGGGTTCTTGGGTTGTCATAGAACCATCCTTTCGAGCAATCCATTGAGTTTTTCCAGAATCTGATCGTCTTCGAACTTCATCAACTGAATGGCCTTGGCCGGGCATTCCGAGGCGCAAAGCCCGCATCC
Proteins encoded in this region:
- a CDS encoding PAS domain-containing sensor histidine kinase, translated to MNAPDWRSRVFDSLSFPTLVLDTHSQIVAANRRFLEKMHIDKEESILGKTCRDLFQNGHDPDLPCLRDDCPFAKTIEQKSGHSLLRQIRTEDGRMRWEDRVFSPILDDRGEVAFVIESIRDVTKTKQLEIMFQGISEFMDRVIQSSPSPIVAADRKGLVLLMNRAAETLFGYRLESVERLNIEVLYPPGVARDIMKKLRDDAFGGHGKLPMTRVDIRTASGEIVPAEMTAAIIYEGNEEVATMGIYNDLRERLAVRQKLIEAQAQVVQSEKMASLGRLAAGVAHEINNPLTGILMFTGMALEKLPPGSSLRKTLACILEDAERCRDIVKNLLVYSRQTTIRKEVFGLDELVEEGLRLIRDQKLLMHIEIRKELSAEPIRVFADKNKLKQVMINLIMNAIDAMAGKGVLMLRTYAESARDVGCIEVQDSGSGIAKEHLAHIFDPFYSTKAPGKGTGLGLSTAIGIVKDNNGNLSVKETGPGGTTFLLALPLFHAAEHGLPESIG
- a CDS encoding response regulator; protein product: MSTKPLILVVDDDPDLVESVTMKLESMNFRTAKAYDGVEAMEQIQKEKPALVILDVMMPRKNGYVLCDELKKSDDYKGIIVVLLTAVADAVPSTSYTHWDGKNTLADDYVPKPIDLNKLVEIVKDHLG
- a CDS encoding methylenetetrahydrofolate reductase translates to MKTESVLEKVLRSGNFAVTSECGPPRGAVPAKILEKAKMLGDYVDAVNVTDNQTAMVRMSSFGASLFLRQAGLHPILQMVTRDRNRLAMQADIIGAYSHGINTMLCLSGDHPKFGDHPMAAAVHDIDSIQFIQMVRKMRDEGKFQGGADIENPPKMFIGAAANPFADPFELRVARLAKKVAAGVDFIQTQCIFNLEKFELWMEGVRKRGLHEKCDILAGVTPIKTVGMARYMKNKVPGMDVPQHIVDRMAATPKEKQADEGIAICVEMIQRLRQIEGVAGIHLMAIEWEHKVPEIVQKAGLYPRPKIN
- a CDS encoding methylenetetrahydrofolate reductase C-terminal domain-containing protein; protein product: MITAERKPIDEIIEYIRPFQKILLVGCNECVTVCSAGGRKEVGILSSMLQMAFLKQGKSIQILEHTLERQCDPEYVEELVSMIDGVDAVLSMACGCGVQELARRYRNKPVFPAVNTKFMGASERQGVWAERCAGCGDCLLGITAGICPIARCSKQLMNGPCGGSTGGKCEISPDVDCAWALIWERLKALNLTDRYEEIIPAKDWRNGRGAGPRKIVREDLAE
- a CDS encoding hydrogenase iron-sulfur subunit — protein: MTTQEPFEPVIIAFCCHYCAYTAADMAGTRRLCYPANVSIIRVPCSGKVDAIHILKAFEKGADGVYVAGCLDGDCHFKNGNHRASRRVAYVQKLLDDIGIGAERLAMFKMSAGMGERFAEVAKEFTETIRALGPTPIRSLHRDAA